From Garra rufa chromosome 19, GarRuf1.0, whole genome shotgun sequence, the proteins below share one genomic window:
- the LOC141292231 gene encoding calpastatin-like isoform X4, translating into MAYAAFWSRTQGNTSLQSEASAPQTSRFQSQQVTPTSTSQVSTTKPAQYEKGPTQSSTAGVTVKSGTTPATPATASGASAAGSAGVGGFTSIRKGSSQVTPQAAASKPSPTPSPKVQTVGSGTGSAGTTRVKPTDPLKDKAQAAVSKPSPTPPPKVQTGGSRTGSAGTTGVKPTDPLKDKAQSTTIPLTKLGPAKVDPAVVKPSAPAGAQKQASAQKVQTEVGPPGAKVSTEELDPFDVLSGTLPSSQPVAPKGPVFTGPEVKEPNVKPEKGVLCGERDDTLPPGYRRADLEKKTPAGVPEKPKDVPKPISDDDALESLSAGFVSSAPALKKTDVKTETIGATDVRSAGLSNFAPPPPSQQKQPTTSQPATVAKSPAPPADKKPRMDTPAQPAKPKKDETDMSLDALSALGDTLGAPEPPKKSPELKPGQIVDEKKQKSEKGVLVGEREDTIPPGYRFTEEELKKYPPPAKEPSLSTDDALDLLSGGFEEPAAAPVVKAAVPPAQEKKNPEVVPEKTKDVPKDTKKPAGVPEKTKDVSKAKADNLSALDALAGDFVAPAQSASKVSSSAPKTLPPQASQSDEDALSALGDTLSAPEPPKKQPELNPKDIVNEKDATSKKGVRVGEREDTLPPDYRFTEEELKKYPPPAKEPSLSTDDALDLLSGGFEEPAAAPAVKASAPPAQKKPEVVPGKTKDVPKASDSDLALDALAGDFVAPCSASKVQSAVSGPPHADRQLSEDTSSALDALSDTLGDIKPAPEPAPVPPKNVVKEKDVVEERVSKPGERDDTLPPDHRFTEEERKAFEAAKQKGAKPKQASIDDTTALDLLSSDFSTAQPVKPSATDAQRFTPEPQPPTFLASGPVFDQLAEKVIPNLTDKAKESKPKGKGAKPKSKPKKQTVEDSSATDKLPGKPSSDVVPSSSGKSGNR; encoded by the exons ATGGCGTACGCAGCGTTTTGGTCGAGAACC CAAGGTAACACTTCATTACAAAGTGAAGCTTCTGCTCCTCAAACCTCAAGGTTCCAG TCTCAGCAAGTCACACCCACCTCAACATCTCAGGTCTCCACAACGAAACCTGCACAATATGAG AAAGGACCTACACAATCGTCTACTGCCGGTGTGACTGTCAAGTCTGGCACCACACCTGCAACGCCAGCAACTGCTTCAGGAGCATCCGCTGCGGGATCCGCAGGCGTTGGAGGCTTCACCTCCATTCGCAAAGGATCTTCTCAAGTCACGCCACAG GCCGCAGCCTCTAAACCCTCACCTACACCTTCTCCTAAAGTCCAAACTGTGGGCTCCGGGACTGGATCTGCTGGAACGACAAGAGTGAAGCCCACAGATCCTCTGAAAGACAAGGCCCAG GCCGCAGTCTCTAAACCCTCACCTACACCACCTCCTAAAGTCCAAACTGGGGGCTCCAGGACTGGATCTGCTGGAACGACAGGAGTGAAGCCCACAGATCCTCTGAAAGACAAGGCCCAG AGTACAACCATTCCTTTGACCAAACTGGGACCTGCTAAGGTGGATCCGGCTGTTGTGAAGCCCTCAGCCCCGGCCGGCGCCCAAAAGCAGGCAAGCGCTCAAAAG GTGCAGACTGAAGTGGGTCCTCCAGGAGCTAAAGTCAGTACGGAG gaGTTAGATCCATTTGATGTCCTGTCTGGCACATTACCATCATCGCAACCTGTGGCTCCTAAAGGCCCAGTATTCACTGGGCCAGAAGTCAAAGAG CCAAATGTTAAACCAGAGAAAGGTGTTCTGTGTGGTGAGAGAGATGACACATTGCCACCCGGATACAGACGAGCAGACCTG GAAAAGAAAACACCTGCCGGAGTTCCTGAAAAGCCTAAAGATGTTCCCAAG CCTATAAGCGACGACGATGCGCTGGAGTCCCTCTCAGCTGGGTTTGTGTCTTCAGCTCCAGCTCTTAAGAAGACAGATGTG aaaactgaaacgATAGGAGCAACCGATGTTCGTTCAGCAGGCCTCTCCAACTTTGCTCCCCCTCCACCTTCTCAGCAG AAACAACCAACAACATCTCAACCTGCTACTGTAGCCAAATCGCCTGCTCCACCAGCTGACAAGAAACCCAGGATGGATACGCCTGCACAACCCGCTAAACCAAAGAAGGATGAG ACGGACATGTCGCTGGACGCTCTCAGCGCTTTGGGTGACACACTGGGTGCTCCAGAACCACCCAAAAAATCACCTGAACTCAAGCCAGGGCAGATAGTTGAT GAAAAGAAACAGAAATCAGAAAAGGGTGTTCTTGTTGGAGAGAGAGAAGACACAATACCACCAGGATACAGATTTACAGAGGAAGAGCTCAAGAAATATCCTCCTCCTGCGAAAGAG CCTTCACTGAGCACAGATGATGCACTGGACTTACTTTCTGGAGGTTTCGAAGAGCCCGCGGCAGCACCCGTCGTCAAGGCCGCTGTTCCTCCTGCACAG GAAAAGAAAAATCCAGAAGTGGTTCCCGAAAAGACTAAAGATGTTCCAAAG GATACAAAGAAACCTGCTGGGGTTCCTGAGAAGACTAAAGATGTTTCCAAG GCTAAAGCGGATAATTTATCAGCACTGGATGCTTTGGCAGGTGATTTTGTGGCTCCAGCACAGTCTGCATCTAAG GTTTCTTCAAGTGCTCCTAAAACTCTCCCTCCACAAGCATCACAGTCAGATGAG GATGCTCTCAGCGCTCTGGGCGACACACTGAGTGCACCAGAGCCACCCAAAAAACAACCTGAACTTAACCCCAAGGACATTGTTAAT gagAAAGATGCGACCTCAAAGAAGGGAGTTCGAGTTGGAGAGAGAGAAGACACGCTCCCACCAGATTACCGATTCACAGAGGAAGAGCTCAAGAAATATCCTCCTCCTGCGAAAGAG CCCTCACTGAGCACAGACGATGCACTGGACTTACTTTCTGGAGGTTTTGAGGAGCCCGCGGCAGCACCTGCCGTCAAGGCTTCTGCTCCTCCTGCACAG AAGAAACCTGAAGTGGTTCCCGGAAAGACTAAAGATGTTCCAAAG GCTTCAGATTCCGATTTGGCTTTAGATGCTCTTGCAGGTGATTTTGTCGCTCCTTGTTCTGCGTCTAAAGTTCAGTCTGCTGTCTCTGGCCCCCCACATGCTGACAGACAG TTGTCAGAAGATACCTCATCAGCTTTGGATGCCCTCTCAGACACTCTAGGAGACATTAAACCAGCCCCTGAGCCTGCCCCTGTCCCGCCTAAAAATGTTGTTAAG GAAAAGGATGTAGTGGAGGAGAGAGTGAGCAAACCAGGTGAGAGAGACGACACCCTTCCACCGGACCATCGGTTCACAGAGGAAGAGCGCAAG GCATTTGAAGCAGCAAAACAGAAAGGTGCCAAACCAAAGCAG GCATCAATTGATGACACAACGGCCCTCGACCTGCTGTCTAGTGATTTTTCTACAGCACAGCCTGTGAAACCCTCTGCAACTGATGCCCAACGCTTCACCCCTGAACCACAACCTCCAACATTTTTG GCATCAGGTCCAGTTTTTGACCAGCTGGCAGAAAAAGTGATTCCCAACCTGACTGACAAAGCCAAAGAAAGCAAACCAAAG GGAAAGGGTGCAAAACCAAAGTCTAAACCAAAG aaACAGACAGTAGAAGACTCATCAGCCACGGATAAGCTGCCCGGGAAACCGAGCTCAGATGTGGTGCCTTCATCTTCCGGCAAGAGCGGAAACAGATAG
- the LOC141292231 gene encoding calpastatin-like isoform X17 — MAYAAFWSRTQGNTSLQSEASAPQTSRFQSQQVTPTSTSQVSTTKPAQYEVQTEVGPPGAKVSTEELDPFDVLSGTLPSSQPVAPKGPVFTGPEVKEPNVKPEKGVLCGERDDTLPPGYRRADLEKKTPAGVPEKPKDVPKPISDDDALESLSAGFVSSAPALKKTDVKTETIGATDVRSAGLSNFAPPPPSQQKQPTTSQPATVAKSPAPPADKKPRMDTPAQPAKPKKDETDMSLDALSALGDTLGAPEPPKKSPELKPGQIVDEKKQKSEKGVLVGEREDTIPPGYRFTEEELKKYPPPAKEPSLSTDDALDLLSGGFEEPAAAPVVKAAVPPAQEKKNPEVVPEKTKDVPKDTKKPAGVPEKTKDVSKAKADNLSALDALAGDFVAPAQSASKVSSSAPKTLPPQASQSDEDALSALGDTLSAPEPPKKQPELNPKDIVNEKDATSKKGVRVGEREDTLPPDYRFTEEELKKYPPPAKEPSLSTDDALDLLSGGFEEPAAAPAVKASAPPAQKKPEVVPGKTKDVPKASDSDLALDALAGDFVAPCSASKVQSAVSGPPHADRQLSEDTSSALDALSDTLGDIKPAPEPAPVPPKNVVKEKDVVEERVSKPGERDDTLPPDHRFTEEERKAFEAAKQKGAKPKQASIDDTTALDLLSSDFSTAQPVKPSATDAQRFTPEPQPPTFLASGPVFDQLAEKVIPNLTDKAKESKPKGKGAKPKSKPKKQTVEDSSATDKLPGKPSSDVVPSSSGKSGNR, encoded by the exons ATGGCGTACGCAGCGTTTTGGTCGAGAACC CAAGGTAACACTTCATTACAAAGTGAAGCTTCTGCTCCTCAAACCTCAAGGTTCCAG TCTCAGCAAGTCACACCCACCTCAACATCTCAGGTCTCCACAACGAAACCTGCACAATATGAG GTGCAGACTGAAGTGGGTCCTCCAGGAGCTAAAGTCAGTACGGAG gaGTTAGATCCATTTGATGTCCTGTCTGGCACATTACCATCATCGCAACCTGTGGCTCCTAAAGGCCCAGTATTCACTGGGCCAGAAGTCAAAGAG CCAAATGTTAAACCAGAGAAAGGTGTTCTGTGTGGTGAGAGAGATGACACATTGCCACCCGGATACAGACGAGCAGACCTG GAAAAGAAAACACCTGCCGGAGTTCCTGAAAAGCCTAAAGATGTTCCCAAG CCTATAAGCGACGACGATGCGCTGGAGTCCCTCTCAGCTGGGTTTGTGTCTTCAGCTCCAGCTCTTAAGAAGACAGATGTG aaaactgaaacgATAGGAGCAACCGATGTTCGTTCAGCAGGCCTCTCCAACTTTGCTCCCCCTCCACCTTCTCAGCAG AAACAACCAACAACATCTCAACCTGCTACTGTAGCCAAATCGCCTGCTCCACCAGCTGACAAGAAACCCAGGATGGATACGCCTGCACAACCCGCTAAACCAAAGAAGGATGAG ACGGACATGTCGCTGGACGCTCTCAGCGCTTTGGGTGACACACTGGGTGCTCCAGAACCACCCAAAAAATCACCTGAACTCAAGCCAGGGCAGATAGTTGAT GAAAAGAAACAGAAATCAGAAAAGGGTGTTCTTGTTGGAGAGAGAGAAGACACAATACCACCAGGATACAGATTTACAGAGGAAGAGCTCAAGAAATATCCTCCTCCTGCGAAAGAG CCTTCACTGAGCACAGATGATGCACTGGACTTACTTTCTGGAGGTTTCGAAGAGCCCGCGGCAGCACCCGTCGTCAAGGCCGCTGTTCCTCCTGCACAG GAAAAGAAAAATCCAGAAGTGGTTCCCGAAAAGACTAAAGATGTTCCAAAG GATACAAAGAAACCTGCTGGGGTTCCTGAGAAGACTAAAGATGTTTCCAAG GCTAAAGCGGATAATTTATCAGCACTGGATGCTTTGGCAGGTGATTTTGTGGCTCCAGCACAGTCTGCATCTAAG GTTTCTTCAAGTGCTCCTAAAACTCTCCCTCCACAAGCATCACAGTCAGATGAG GATGCTCTCAGCGCTCTGGGCGACACACTGAGTGCACCAGAGCCACCCAAAAAACAACCTGAACTTAACCCCAAGGACATTGTTAAT gagAAAGATGCGACCTCAAAGAAGGGAGTTCGAGTTGGAGAGAGAGAAGACACGCTCCCACCAGATTACCGATTCACAGAGGAAGAGCTCAAGAAATATCCTCCTCCTGCGAAAGAG CCCTCACTGAGCACAGACGATGCACTGGACTTACTTTCTGGAGGTTTTGAGGAGCCCGCGGCAGCACCTGCCGTCAAGGCTTCTGCTCCTCCTGCACAG AAGAAACCTGAAGTGGTTCCCGGAAAGACTAAAGATGTTCCAAAG GCTTCAGATTCCGATTTGGCTTTAGATGCTCTTGCAGGTGATTTTGTCGCTCCTTGTTCTGCGTCTAAAGTTCAGTCTGCTGTCTCTGGCCCCCCACATGCTGACAGACAG TTGTCAGAAGATACCTCATCAGCTTTGGATGCCCTCTCAGACACTCTAGGAGACATTAAACCAGCCCCTGAGCCTGCCCCTGTCCCGCCTAAAAATGTTGTTAAG GAAAAGGATGTAGTGGAGGAGAGAGTGAGCAAACCAGGTGAGAGAGACGACACCCTTCCACCGGACCATCGGTTCACAGAGGAAGAGCGCAAG GCATTTGAAGCAGCAAAACAGAAAGGTGCCAAACCAAAGCAG GCATCAATTGATGACACAACGGCCCTCGACCTGCTGTCTAGTGATTTTTCTACAGCACAGCCTGTGAAACCCTCTGCAACTGATGCCCAACGCTTCACCCCTGAACCACAACCTCCAACATTTTTG GCATCAGGTCCAGTTTTTGACCAGCTGGCAGAAAAAGTGATTCCCAACCTGACTGACAAAGCCAAAGAAAGCAAACCAAAG GGAAAGGGTGCAAAACCAAAGTCTAAACCAAAG aaACAGACAGTAGAAGACTCATCAGCCACGGATAAGCTGCCCGGGAAACCGAGCTCAGATGTGGTGCCTTCATCTTCCGGCAAGAGCGGAAACAGATAG
- the LOC141292231 gene encoding calpastatin-like isoform X12 → MAYAAFWSRTQGNTSLQSEASAPQTSRFQSQQVTPTSTSQVSTTKPAQYEAAVSKPSPTPPPKVQTGGSRTGSAGTTGVKPTDPLKDKAQSTTIPLTKLGPAKVDPAVVKPSAPAGAQKQASAQKVQTEVGPPGAKVSTEELDPFDVLSGTLPSSQPVAPKGPVFTGPEVKEPNVKPEKGVLCGERDDTLPPGYRRADLEKKTPAGVPEKPKDVPKPISDDDALESLSAGFVSSAPALKKTDVKTETIGATDVRSAGLSNFAPPPPSQQKQPTTSQPATVAKSPAPPADKKPRMDTPAQPAKPKKDETDMSLDALSALGDTLGAPEPPKKSPELKPGQIVDEKKQKSEKGVLVGEREDTIPPGYRFTEEELKKYPPPAKEPSLSTDDALDLLSGGFEEPAAAPVVKAAVPPAQEKKNPEVVPEKTKDVPKDTKKPAGVPEKTKDVSKAKADNLSALDALAGDFVAPAQSASKVSSSAPKTLPPQASQSDEDALSALGDTLSAPEPPKKQPELNPKDIVNEKDATSKKGVRVGEREDTLPPDYRFTEEELKKYPPPAKEPSLSTDDALDLLSGGFEEPAAAPAVKASAPPAQKKPEVVPGKTKDVPKASDSDLALDALAGDFVAPCSASKVQSAVSGPPHADRQLSEDTSSALDALSDTLGDIKPAPEPAPVPPKNVVKEKDVVEERVSKPGERDDTLPPDHRFTEEERKAFEAAKQKGAKPKQASIDDTTALDLLSSDFSTAQPVKPSATDAQRFTPEPQPPTFLASGPVFDQLAEKVIPNLTDKAKESKPKGKGAKPKSKPKKQTVEDSSATDKLPGKPSSDVVPSSSGKSGNR, encoded by the exons ATGGCGTACGCAGCGTTTTGGTCGAGAACC CAAGGTAACACTTCATTACAAAGTGAAGCTTCTGCTCCTCAAACCTCAAGGTTCCAG TCTCAGCAAGTCACACCCACCTCAACATCTCAGGTCTCCACAACGAAACCTGCACAATATGAG GCCGCAGTCTCTAAACCCTCACCTACACCACCTCCTAAAGTCCAAACTGGGGGCTCCAGGACTGGATCTGCTGGAACGACAGGAGTGAAGCCCACAGATCCTCTGAAAGACAAGGCCCAG AGTACAACCATTCCTTTGACCAAACTGGGACCTGCTAAGGTGGATCCGGCTGTTGTGAAGCCCTCAGCCCCGGCCGGCGCCCAAAAGCAGGCAAGCGCTCAAAAG GTGCAGACTGAAGTGGGTCCTCCAGGAGCTAAAGTCAGTACGGAG gaGTTAGATCCATTTGATGTCCTGTCTGGCACATTACCATCATCGCAACCTGTGGCTCCTAAAGGCCCAGTATTCACTGGGCCAGAAGTCAAAGAG CCAAATGTTAAACCAGAGAAAGGTGTTCTGTGTGGTGAGAGAGATGACACATTGCCACCCGGATACAGACGAGCAGACCTG GAAAAGAAAACACCTGCCGGAGTTCCTGAAAAGCCTAAAGATGTTCCCAAG CCTATAAGCGACGACGATGCGCTGGAGTCCCTCTCAGCTGGGTTTGTGTCTTCAGCTCCAGCTCTTAAGAAGACAGATGTG aaaactgaaacgATAGGAGCAACCGATGTTCGTTCAGCAGGCCTCTCCAACTTTGCTCCCCCTCCACCTTCTCAGCAG AAACAACCAACAACATCTCAACCTGCTACTGTAGCCAAATCGCCTGCTCCACCAGCTGACAAGAAACCCAGGATGGATACGCCTGCACAACCCGCTAAACCAAAGAAGGATGAG ACGGACATGTCGCTGGACGCTCTCAGCGCTTTGGGTGACACACTGGGTGCTCCAGAACCACCCAAAAAATCACCTGAACTCAAGCCAGGGCAGATAGTTGAT GAAAAGAAACAGAAATCAGAAAAGGGTGTTCTTGTTGGAGAGAGAGAAGACACAATACCACCAGGATACAGATTTACAGAGGAAGAGCTCAAGAAATATCCTCCTCCTGCGAAAGAG CCTTCACTGAGCACAGATGATGCACTGGACTTACTTTCTGGAGGTTTCGAAGAGCCCGCGGCAGCACCCGTCGTCAAGGCCGCTGTTCCTCCTGCACAG GAAAAGAAAAATCCAGAAGTGGTTCCCGAAAAGACTAAAGATGTTCCAAAG GATACAAAGAAACCTGCTGGGGTTCCTGAGAAGACTAAAGATGTTTCCAAG GCTAAAGCGGATAATTTATCAGCACTGGATGCTTTGGCAGGTGATTTTGTGGCTCCAGCACAGTCTGCATCTAAG GTTTCTTCAAGTGCTCCTAAAACTCTCCCTCCACAAGCATCACAGTCAGATGAG GATGCTCTCAGCGCTCTGGGCGACACACTGAGTGCACCAGAGCCACCCAAAAAACAACCTGAACTTAACCCCAAGGACATTGTTAAT gagAAAGATGCGACCTCAAAGAAGGGAGTTCGAGTTGGAGAGAGAGAAGACACGCTCCCACCAGATTACCGATTCACAGAGGAAGAGCTCAAGAAATATCCTCCTCCTGCGAAAGAG CCCTCACTGAGCACAGACGATGCACTGGACTTACTTTCTGGAGGTTTTGAGGAGCCCGCGGCAGCACCTGCCGTCAAGGCTTCTGCTCCTCCTGCACAG AAGAAACCTGAAGTGGTTCCCGGAAAGACTAAAGATGTTCCAAAG GCTTCAGATTCCGATTTGGCTTTAGATGCTCTTGCAGGTGATTTTGTCGCTCCTTGTTCTGCGTCTAAAGTTCAGTCTGCTGTCTCTGGCCCCCCACATGCTGACAGACAG TTGTCAGAAGATACCTCATCAGCTTTGGATGCCCTCTCAGACACTCTAGGAGACATTAAACCAGCCCCTGAGCCTGCCCCTGTCCCGCCTAAAAATGTTGTTAAG GAAAAGGATGTAGTGGAGGAGAGAGTGAGCAAACCAGGTGAGAGAGACGACACCCTTCCACCGGACCATCGGTTCACAGAGGAAGAGCGCAAG GCATTTGAAGCAGCAAAACAGAAAGGTGCCAAACCAAAGCAG GCATCAATTGATGACACAACGGCCCTCGACCTGCTGTCTAGTGATTTTTCTACAGCACAGCCTGTGAAACCCTCTGCAACTGATGCCCAACGCTTCACCCCTGAACCACAACCTCCAACATTTTTG GCATCAGGTCCAGTTTTTGACCAGCTGGCAGAAAAAGTGATTCCCAACCTGACTGACAAAGCCAAAGAAAGCAAACCAAAG GGAAAGGGTGCAAAACCAAAGTCTAAACCAAAG aaACAGACAGTAGAAGACTCATCAGCCACGGATAAGCTGCCCGGGAAACCGAGCTCAGATGTGGTGCCTTCATCTTCCGGCAAGAGCGGAAACAGATAG
- the LOC141292231 gene encoding calpastatin-like isoform X1, which produces MPHRKRGHGRKKNNKEQGNTSLQSEASAPQTSRFQSQQVTPTSTSQVSTTKPAQYEKGPTQSSTAGVTVKSGTTPATPATASGASAAGSAGVGGFTSIRKGSSQVTPQAAASKPSPTPSPKVQTVGSGTGSAGTTRVKPTDPLKDKAQAAVSKPSPTPPPKVQTGGSRTGSAGTTGVKPTDPLKDKAQSTTIPLTKLGPAKVDPAVVKPSAPAGAQKQASAQKVQTEVGPPGAKVSTEELDPFDVLSGTLPSSQPVAPKGPVFTGPEVKEPNVKPEKGVLCGERDDTLPPGYRRADLEKKTPAGVPEKPKDVPKPISDDDALESLSAGFVSSAPALKKTDVKTETIGATDVRSAGLSNFAPPPPSQQKQPTTSQPATVAKSPAPPADKKPRMDTPAQPAKPKKDETDMSLDALSALGDTLGAPEPPKKSPELKPGQIVDEKKQKSEKGVLVGEREDTIPPGYRFTEEELKKYPPPAKEPSLSTDDALDLLSGGFEEPAAAPVVKAAVPPAQEKKNPEVVPEKTKDVPKDTKKPAGVPEKTKDVSKAKADNLSALDALAGDFVAPAQSASKVSSSAPKTLPPQASQSDEDALSALGDTLSAPEPPKKQPELNPKDIVNEKDATSKKGVRVGEREDTLPPDYRFTEEELKKYPPPAKEPSLSTDDALDLLSGGFEEPAAAPAVKASAPPAQKKPEVVPGKTKDVPKASDSDLALDALAGDFVAPCSASKVQSAVSGPPHADRQLSEDTSSALDALSDTLGDIKPAPEPAPVPPKNVVKEKDVVEERVSKPGERDDTLPPDHRFTEEERKAFEAAKQKGAKPKQASIDDTTALDLLSSDFSTAQPVKPSATDAQRFTPEPQPPTFLASGPVFDQLAEKVIPNLTDKAKESKPKGKGAKPKSKPKKQTVEDSSATDKLPGKPSSDVVPSSSGKSGNR; this is translated from the exons CAAGGTAACACTTCATTACAAAGTGAAGCTTCTGCTCCTCAAACCTCAAGGTTCCAG TCTCAGCAAGTCACACCCACCTCAACATCTCAGGTCTCCACAACGAAACCTGCACAATATGAG AAAGGACCTACACAATCGTCTACTGCCGGTGTGACTGTCAAGTCTGGCACCACACCTGCAACGCCAGCAACTGCTTCAGGAGCATCCGCTGCGGGATCCGCAGGCGTTGGAGGCTTCACCTCCATTCGCAAAGGATCTTCTCAAGTCACGCCACAG GCCGCAGCCTCTAAACCCTCACCTACACCTTCTCCTAAAGTCCAAACTGTGGGCTCCGGGACTGGATCTGCTGGAACGACAAGAGTGAAGCCCACAGATCCTCTGAAAGACAAGGCCCAG GCCGCAGTCTCTAAACCCTCACCTACACCACCTCCTAAAGTCCAAACTGGGGGCTCCAGGACTGGATCTGCTGGAACGACAGGAGTGAAGCCCACAGATCCTCTGAAAGACAAGGCCCAG AGTACAACCATTCCTTTGACCAAACTGGGACCTGCTAAGGTGGATCCGGCTGTTGTGAAGCCCTCAGCCCCGGCCGGCGCCCAAAAGCAGGCAAGCGCTCAAAAG GTGCAGACTGAAGTGGGTCCTCCAGGAGCTAAAGTCAGTACGGAG gaGTTAGATCCATTTGATGTCCTGTCTGGCACATTACCATCATCGCAACCTGTGGCTCCTAAAGGCCCAGTATTCACTGGGCCAGAAGTCAAAGAG CCAAATGTTAAACCAGAGAAAGGTGTTCTGTGTGGTGAGAGAGATGACACATTGCCACCCGGATACAGACGAGCAGACCTG GAAAAGAAAACACCTGCCGGAGTTCCTGAAAAGCCTAAAGATGTTCCCAAG CCTATAAGCGACGACGATGCGCTGGAGTCCCTCTCAGCTGGGTTTGTGTCTTCAGCTCCAGCTCTTAAGAAGACAGATGTG aaaactgaaacgATAGGAGCAACCGATGTTCGTTCAGCAGGCCTCTCCAACTTTGCTCCCCCTCCACCTTCTCAGCAG AAACAACCAACAACATCTCAACCTGCTACTGTAGCCAAATCGCCTGCTCCACCAGCTGACAAGAAACCCAGGATGGATACGCCTGCACAACCCGCTAAACCAAAGAAGGATGAG ACGGACATGTCGCTGGACGCTCTCAGCGCTTTGGGTGACACACTGGGTGCTCCAGAACCACCCAAAAAATCACCTGAACTCAAGCCAGGGCAGATAGTTGAT GAAAAGAAACAGAAATCAGAAAAGGGTGTTCTTGTTGGAGAGAGAGAAGACACAATACCACCAGGATACAGATTTACAGAGGAAGAGCTCAAGAAATATCCTCCTCCTGCGAAAGAG CCTTCACTGAGCACAGATGATGCACTGGACTTACTTTCTGGAGGTTTCGAAGAGCCCGCGGCAGCACCCGTCGTCAAGGCCGCTGTTCCTCCTGCACAG GAAAAGAAAAATCCAGAAGTGGTTCCCGAAAAGACTAAAGATGTTCCAAAG GATACAAAGAAACCTGCTGGGGTTCCTGAGAAGACTAAAGATGTTTCCAAG GCTAAAGCGGATAATTTATCAGCACTGGATGCTTTGGCAGGTGATTTTGTGGCTCCAGCACAGTCTGCATCTAAG GTTTCTTCAAGTGCTCCTAAAACTCTCCCTCCACAAGCATCACAGTCAGATGAG GATGCTCTCAGCGCTCTGGGCGACACACTGAGTGCACCAGAGCCACCCAAAAAACAACCTGAACTTAACCCCAAGGACATTGTTAAT gagAAAGATGCGACCTCAAAGAAGGGAGTTCGAGTTGGAGAGAGAGAAGACACGCTCCCACCAGATTACCGATTCACAGAGGAAGAGCTCAAGAAATATCCTCCTCCTGCGAAAGAG CCCTCACTGAGCACAGACGATGCACTGGACTTACTTTCTGGAGGTTTTGAGGAGCCCGCGGCAGCACCTGCCGTCAAGGCTTCTGCTCCTCCTGCACAG AAGAAACCTGAAGTGGTTCCCGGAAAGACTAAAGATGTTCCAAAG GCTTCAGATTCCGATTTGGCTTTAGATGCTCTTGCAGGTGATTTTGTCGCTCCTTGTTCTGCGTCTAAAGTTCAGTCTGCTGTCTCTGGCCCCCCACATGCTGACAGACAG TTGTCAGAAGATACCTCATCAGCTTTGGATGCCCTCTCAGACACTCTAGGAGACATTAAACCAGCCCCTGAGCCTGCCCCTGTCCCGCCTAAAAATGTTGTTAAG GAAAAGGATGTAGTGGAGGAGAGAGTGAGCAAACCAGGTGAGAGAGACGACACCCTTCCACCGGACCATCGGTTCACAGAGGAAGAGCGCAAG GCATTTGAAGCAGCAAAACAGAAAGGTGCCAAACCAAAGCAG GCATCAATTGATGACACAACGGCCCTCGACCTGCTGTCTAGTGATTTTTCTACAGCACAGCCTGTGAAACCCTCTGCAACTGATGCCCAACGCTTCACCCCTGAACCACAACCTCCAACATTTTTG GCATCAGGTCCAGTTTTTGACCAGCTGGCAGAAAAAGTGATTCCCAACCTGACTGACAAAGCCAAAGAAAGCAAACCAAAG GGAAAGGGTGCAAAACCAAAGTCTAAACCAAAG aaACAGACAGTAGAAGACTCATCAGCCACGGATAAGCTGCCCGGGAAACCGAGCTCAGATGTGGTGCCTTCATCTTCCGGCAAGAGCGGAAACAGATAG